In Nilaparvata lugens isolate BPH chromosome 5, ASM1435652v1, whole genome shotgun sequence, the following proteins share a genomic window:
- the LOC111061911 gene encoding uncharacterized protein LOC111061911, whose protein sequence is MDGDVGGRRSGLLFNVVGNVLGLLVSGARLYGWPLYAMDVVLGLAGDVDWFLSAFGGVRRDFSLDILGWCSNLLRERVYGERLPSGFLSEQRYEKWEFLSRGRRRPYALPMFRPPALGLPTDLPLGCSSPPPVSKINHPVHWDGNRRMRWQMRMAANNRVRCPRCPTDLD, encoded by the exons atggacggtgatgtgggcggtcggcggtccgggctgctcttcaacgtggtcggcaacgtccttggactcctggtgtccggcgcgcggttGTACGGCTGGCCCCTCTATGCCatggatgtcgtcctcggcTTGGCGGGCGATGTCGACTGGTTCCTCTCGGCGTTCggcggggtgcggcgcgacttcagccttgacattctcg GATGGTGTTCCAATCTATTGCGGGAGCGGGTGTATGGCGAACGGTTACCTTCTGGTTTTTTATCCGAGCAACGGTAcgagaaatgggagttcctgtctcgggggcgtcgtcgtccgtatgctctcccgatgtttcgtcctccggctcttgggctgccgacggatcttccactaggatgcagctctcctccacctgtgtcgaagataaatcatccagtacattgggatggaaatcggcggatgcggtggcagatgcggatggcggcgaacaatcgggtgagatgtcctcggtgtccgacagacttggattga